A single Roseinatronobacter monicus DNA region contains:
- a CDS encoding DUF805 domain-containing protein gives MNMIDATKVCFTKYAQFRGRARRAEFWWFMLFLTLAGIVADLITMILGFHWGVLGPISAVFSLATFLPAIAVGARRLHDIDRSGWWQLLLFVPIIGWIVLIVWWATSGSKGENRFGSDPI, from the coding sequence ATGAATATGATTGATGCCACAAAAGTTTGTTTTACCAAATACGCACAATTTCGGGGACGCGCGCGGCGAGCGGAATTCTGGTGGTTCATGTTGTTTTTGACACTTGCTGGCATCGTAGCTGATCTTATCACGATGATCTTGGGCTTCCATTGGGGAGTGCTTGGCCCCATCAGCGCAGTGTTCTCGCTTGCAACCTTCTTACCGGCGATCGCGGTTGGAGCTCGTCGCTTGCACGACATTGACCGCAGTGGTTGGTGGCAACTTCTATTGTTTGTGCCCATCATTGGGTGGATTGTGTTGATTGTCTGGTGGGCAACATCTGGTAGCAAGGGTGAAAACCGTTTCGGCTCAGATCCAATCTGA
- a CDS encoding UPF0149 family protein encodes MTEIVETCLMDLPTTDDPREMLFWVDRWAAALSDDPETVLELVDTLSDADTESTDNCLALLSRILDEARMNRENEGSGPRDFFQILAEGLAERTEEGKLGAETCFQLCQAYLRSGLTPPDQLRTAPDAFEALAEDEIPELPDVADLAEALVPEGSTPFETYTGLREIVGAMPAQMTTAFLTQMIGQGDPRMIAVGRYFLLDPVAEMRGAAIAGFELLAGNANVDAALLSDLILIRNWLPNGKALDTLIKAALRREPSGGNVPRPWQLHRVMTSLPDGTGSQSILGVCSRGGTRAVAAVMIKEGHGIKDAYVIPCTSRGDQKTIVEQIEQVMTMHDVLPAYITPAIRCALADGQARGAVTAQGFLDVAPMFGIGDVTPQPGGNTALFAAVDPDGELAALSDNRRSRLINKSRDWFSEHDISSSWFASDATLMAALEEASSTHSANKIVAGRLEEGRERWAKLFARSALILRHDRSAPPEAWMSFAVVAQALEAGQEIKKIPVFEDILGQTLEVAAARAMDDLDEDLEWDNGDFETPEIEPERPGELTKLLKGSPLKPDQIDGYLTAVLIAPEFTPPNEWLMPLMDGIEVKGHGSIQRILDILMLRYGALNEAVILGVVGVEVTDLPLKRFQAWTEGFAQAVDGIKGAWPKRALSRNDKSVLNLIRNAATEDLTPTLKPFLPSWLQMTAVKWREDL; translated from the coding sequence GTGACTGAAATCGTCGAAACTTGTCTTATGGATCTTCCAACCACAGATGATCCAAGAGAAATGCTGTTTTGGGTAGATCGTTGGGCGGCGGCTCTTTCGGATGATCCGGAAACTGTTCTGGAGCTCGTTGACACGCTGTCCGACGCTGACACAGAAAGCACCGATAACTGTCTTGCCCTTTTGTCGCGCATCCTGGACGAGGCGCGAATGAACCGTGAAAACGAGGGGTCGGGGCCGCGCGACTTTTTTCAGATCCTTGCTGAGGGCCTGGCAGAACGGACTGAGGAAGGTAAGCTTGGCGCTGAGACCTGCTTCCAACTTTGCCAGGCTTACCTGCGCTCCGGCCTCACACCCCCCGACCAGTTGCGCACGGCACCCGACGCTTTCGAGGCGCTTGCGGAAGACGAGATACCCGAGCTTCCGGATGTCGCGGACCTCGCGGAAGCGCTTGTCCCAGAGGGGTCCACGCCTTTTGAGACCTATACCGGGCTTCGTGAAATTGTCGGCGCCATGCCCGCTCAGATGACAACGGCATTTCTGACGCAGATGATTGGGCAAGGCGATCCACGCATGATTGCCGTGGGGCGGTACTTTCTACTTGATCCAGTTGCTGAGATGCGCGGGGCGGCCATCGCCGGGTTCGAGCTGCTTGCCGGAAACGCAAATGTGGATGCTGCCCTGCTGTCCGACCTTATCCTGATCCGTAACTGGCTGCCAAACGGCAAAGCGCTCGATACACTGATCAAGGCTGCGCTGCGACGGGAACCGTCAGGTGGAAATGTCCCGCGACCGTGGCAGCTTCACCGGGTGATGACGTCGCTTCCCGACGGCACCGGCTCGCAAAGCATTTTGGGCGTTTGTAGCCGTGGAGGTACGCGCGCGGTGGCCGCCGTAATGATCAAGGAAGGGCACGGGATAAAGGACGCGTATGTTATTCCTTGTACAAGCAGAGGGGATCAGAAAACCATCGTTGAGCAAATTGAACAAGTAATGACGATGCATGACGTGTTGCCTGCATACATCACCCCCGCCATTCGCTGCGCCCTTGCCGATGGGCAGGCGCGCGGTGCGGTAACCGCACAAGGTTTCTTGGATGTCGCACCGATGTTCGGCATTGGCGATGTAACGCCTCAACCAGGAGGGAACACGGCACTTTTCGCAGCTGTTGATCCGGACGGTGAGCTTGCGGCTCTATCAGACAACCGCCGAAGCCGGTTGATAAACAAGAGCAGAGACTGGTTCTCTGAGCACGACATCTCTAGCAGCTGGTTCGCCTCTGATGCCACTTTGATGGCAGCGCTAGAAGAGGCATCAAGCACCCACAGCGCAAATAAGATCGTCGCAGGGCGTCTTGAGGAGGGGCGTGAACGCTGGGCAAAACTCTTTGCCCGATCAGCGCTGATCTTGCGCCACGACCGCAGCGCTCCGCCTGAGGCGTGGATGAGCTTTGCCGTTGTTGCTCAGGCGCTGGAGGCTGGACAAGAGATCAAGAAAATACCCGTCTTTGAGGATATCTTGGGGCAAACGCTGGAAGTGGCGGCGGCGCGCGCGATGGACGATCTCGACGAAGATTTGGAATGGGATAACGGAGATTTTGAAACGCCTGAAATCGAGCCCGAACGACCGGGAGAACTGACCAAGTTGCTCAAGGGTAGCCCGCTCAAACCGGATCAGATCGATGGCTACCTCACCGCAGTTCTGATCGCGCCGGAATTCACGCCACCAAATGAGTGGCTGATGCCGCTGATGGACGGAATCGAGGTGAAGGGTCACGGCTCCATTCAGCGCATCCTCGACATCCTTATGTTGCGGTATGGCGCGCTGAACGAGGCTGTTATCCTCGGCGTGGTCGGCGTAGAGGTCACAGACTTGCCCCTGAAGCGCTTCCAGGCCTGGACCGAGGGCTTCGCGCAAGCGGTAGATGGCATCAAGGGCGCCTGGCCGAAACGAGCACTCAGCCGCAATGACAAGTCGGTTCTCAATCTGATTCGAAACGCCGCCACTGAGGACCTAACACCGACCTTGAAACCGTTCTTGCCCAGCTGGCTACAGATGACTGCCGTTAAATGGCGGGAAGATTTGTGA